A genomic stretch from Oreochromis aureus strain Israel breed Guangdong linkage group 17, ZZ_aureus, whole genome shotgun sequence includes:
- the il17rel gene encoding putative interleukin-17 receptor E-like: MILWAGLLLVHCCLRLTGAAGENPGLETCMRCSQGLHCKTKGGYSFPRPCENPTESLNTTVFHNVSLSTVMKCERMQKCSLRLGIKAVVQVTDSIHGVSFCITTAGMMMRCKTFSFTRASRERMSGLQVEVENNCTEVSPNQQVQVTVTTVPSYCGMTWTSTYHSPGCSHEDFRRLVPECITGRLSYKVNPDKKELSVNVSDMLNDHNYHLRLCRKDFICSGTGAYTLIKKEQPIKSVTFPYSRPLPCLCIEGWSAVMDAPRVQVCPFKDRVEELWFGITFDPLEETLLWEPACPITALAALCQMRDDGICVDFPHSSQNVTREKIAFSKVDPHDRLCVKFTAGSQSWTRCPFADGRLQAWELVTTRTEGREEVKMLSQISANFSVGLCVKSKGSPECQTTETHNVQVEKQKAVDLNLKGTFCNSCLQVKRLDVEYAATVIHCLKLCSDSSPLRSDLTWVFVLTGVCLFGVICVTLALHVLLSVYRRRKQKITGVRNGEKQIEPPPTCVVSVLQTQPVVHGRVFIPDSPQCGNNEKANLLSE; encoded by the exons ATGATCCTGTGGGCTGGCTTGCTGCTGGTGCACTGCTGCTTGCGTCTGACTGGAGCTGCAGGTGAAAACCCTGGACTGGAGACATGTATGAGGTGCTCTCAG ggaCTTCACTGCAAGACCAAAGGAGGCT ATTCATTTCCACGTCCATGCGAGAACCCCACTGAAAGTCTCAACACCACCGTGTTCCACAACGTCAGCCTTTCCACGGTCATGAAGTGTGAGAGGATGCAGAAGTGCTCGCTGCGGCTCGGAATCAAAGCAGTGGTGCAAGTCACTG ACTCCATCCACGGCGTGTCCTTTTGTATCACAACCGCAGGGATGATGATGAGGTGCAAAACCTTTAGCTTCACAAGGGCATCAAGAGAAAGGATGTCTGGACTGCAG GTTGAAGTTGAGAACAACTGCActgaagtttctccaaaccagCAAGTGCAAGTAACGGTGACAACAGTCCCAAGTTACTGTGGAATGACCTGGACCAGCACCTATCATAGTCCAG GATGTAGTCATGAAGATTTTAGAAGACTTGTTCCGGAGTGCATCA CTGGCAGACTGTCGTACAAAGTAAACCCAGACAAGAAGGAGCTGAGTGTAAACGTTTCAGACATGCTTAACGATCACAACTACCACCTCCGTCTCTGCCGAAAGGATTTCATCTGCTCTGGCACAGGGGCCTATACGCTG ATAAAGAAGGAGCAGCCCATAAAGAGTGTCACCTTCCCATACTCTCGACCTTTGCCCTGCCTCTGCATTGAG GGCTGGTCAGCGGTGATGGACGCCCCAAGAGTCCAGGTCTGCCCGTTCAAAGACC GTGTTGAGGAACTGTGGTTTGGAATCACCTTTGATCCACTGGAGGAGACTCTGTTATGGGAGCCTGCTTGTCCAATTACAGCTTTGGCTGCATTGTGTCAGATGAGAGATGATGGCATCTGTGTGGATTTCCCACACTCCTCCCAGAATGTTACCAGAGAAAAG ATAGCATTCTCTAAGGTGGATCCCCACGATCGACTGTGCGTCAAG TTTACTGCAGGCTCTCAGTCCTGGACCAGGTGCCCCTTTGCTGATGGGAGACTCCAAG CATGGGAGTTGGTTACAACAAGAACAGAGGGGCGTGAAGAAGTGAAGATGCTGTCACAGATCTCTGCAAACTTTTCTGTGGGGTTGTGCGTGAAGTCCAAGGGGTCCCCTGAGTGTCAGACCACTGAAACACACAACGTGCAGGTG gAGAAACAAAAAGCTGTTGATTTAAACCTAAAAGGGACATTCTGCAACTCATGTCTTCAG GTAAAAAGGCTTGATGTGGAGTATGCTGCCACTGTCATTCACTGTCTGAAGCTGTGCA GTGACTCATCACCTCTTCGTTCAGACTTGACCTGGGTATTTGTGCTGACTGGTGTTTGCCTCTTTGGAGTAATATGTGTCACTTTGGCACTTCATGTCTTATTATCAG TGTATCGGAGaaggaaacagaaaataacCGGAGTCCGTAACGGCGAAAAGCAAATAG AACCCCCTCCCACCTGTGTGGTGTCTGTGTTACAAACTCAGCCGGTTGTCCACGGACGGGTCTTCATACCCGATTCGCCGCAGTGCGGAAACAACGAGAAGGCGAACTTACTCTCTGAATGA